In Acidobacteriota bacterium, the genomic stretch GGCAACTGCGGGAGCAAAGATGCGGGACTGCTTCCGGGCCGCCTGGAAGGCGATCCAGCGGTCAATGGCAACGCCGATCGACCACGCCGACATAAAGAACAGCACGATCACTACCGACCGGGCTGACCACCCCATTGACTTCCACATGTCCAGGGGGTTGAATGAGGTGGTTGCTTCCTGAAACAACAACATCGTAACCAAAAGGTTTGTTCCTAACATACTTGTCTAGTTCCTCCTCAAGGATTTTAATAACAGCCGACTACCCCGCCAGGGTGAAGTTTACGTCAATTTCGGTAACCACTTCCACAGGTTCACCGTTCAACAGCGTCGGCTGGTAGCGCCATTGTTTTACCGCATCCAGAGCGGCTTTGACGAGTAACGGATGGCCGCTCAAAACCTTCAAGTCCTGAATCGTTCCGTCCTTTGCAATAATTGCCTCAAGCCTGACTGTTCCCTGGATCCGAGCCATCTTGGCGAGAGGCGGATAATCCGGCGTCGGCTTGAAAATCAGTTTGGCGGCTTCAACCTGGCCGCCCACTCTGATCCGCTGAGGCGTTGTGGGCTTCGGCGGCGGTGGCGGCGGGGGACCGCCGGTCACCCCTCCGATGATGCCTCCAAGGACCCCACCCATTTCGCCGCCCGGTACGCCACCCGTGACGCCGCCAACGACTCCGGTTGACTGCACAACCGGCTGGTCCTTGATTTTGGCAATCGTCTTCGGGATAACGGTCGGCGCCTTCATCAGGTCCTGCATGCTCACCCTATGAATGACAACCGGGGGAGCTTTGGCAGGCGGAGGCGGCGGGGGAGGCGGTGGTGGTGGCGCTACCAGGAAAGTCATCAACTGGGCTTTCGGCAGTGCATCCGTGTAAATCAAGGGGATGATTACCGTGATCCCGATAATGATGATCTCAAAAATGTATGCAATGGGCAGCGTCGCCCTTTTCCAGTCATCTGTTTTTGCGGCGGAATAACAGAGGTAGAACAAAAACCCCACCAGGTTGAGCACGGCCACTATGATCAGCCAGGGCCAGGTATTCAATTTGAGGTGCCTCGAATCCGAGTAGACGTAACAGAGAATCAACCCGTAAAAGAAAAAGATCACCCCAAGAATCGTTGATTGGGTGATCAACACCTTAAAATCGGGCGTTTCAATCAAAGGTAAGCCAAAATACCCAATCAGGAACCCCGCGATCCCGACCGCAAGCGCGACCAGCCAGTGCACGCCTTTTAACACAGGCTCGCGGGTTGGCGAGGAATCCAGCAGCGTGTCACCAAGCATGATACCCACCCCCTCTCATCGCCGAAGTCCCGTCCGCATCAGCCTCCAGGACTTTCGACTGGAGAAATTTATTACCGTTTGGCAGCAGCAACTTCCCGCTCATAAACTTTACGCTTTTCCTTTACCCGTCCACTGCCCGCCCTGGTTTGCCAGAACACCAGGATAGGACTTGCTATCGCAATGGAAGAATATGTTCCAATCACAACCCCCACCACCATCGCGAAGGAAAACCCATGGATGACATCTCCCCCGAACAGGTAGAGCGCAAGGACCGCAAGAAACGTAAGCCCTGAGGTCAGGATAGTCCGGCTCAGGGTCTGATTAATGCTCCGGTTTACCAGATCGACAAAGTTCTCGCGTTTGCTCGAAGGCAGGTTCTCTCGTATGCGGTCGAATACAACGATGGTATCGTTCATCGAATAGCCCACAAGCGTCAGCAGGGCCGCAATGACATCCAGCGTAATCTCTTTGTTAAATAGCGAAAACAAACCGATCGTGATTAGAACATCGTGAAAGACGGCGATTACCGCCGACACGCCATAAATTAACTCAAAACGGAACCAAATGTAAACCAACATTGCAGCGAGCCCCGCCAGGGTCACATAAACGGCTTCGCGCCGCAGGTCCGAACCAACCTTGGGCCCCACAATCTGCGTGTTGCGAATGGTAAATCCCGACAGGTAGAAATCCTTTTCCAGCGCCCCGAGGACCGCCGGGGTCACGCCCGAAACTGCGCTCAACTGCTGGAAGTTCGCAATCAACCCGCCCTGCGGCGGCGTGTCACGAAACTTGACCATTGCTTGAGCAAGGTTCTGGTAGGTGCTGGTTGCGATTTCTATTCCCCTGGAAGCCAGACCCAGCGGATCCGCCACCAGCATGTGGTCTTCCAGGGTCTTCGCGCTTGCGTTGTTAAAATCCGCTTTGCCCGCTGACGCCCCTCCGTACAATTCCGTAAGAGCTTTTACAATGGCATTCTTTCCGGTATCCAGGGCCTCGCCACCGGTCGCACCCCTTTCAAGCGGCAACTCGATCATCGCCGAATGCTCTGAAGCAAGCCCAAGACTCTGGATTGATGCACCGTGCCAATTGTCACTGGCAAGCTGCCTGCGAATAGCGCCGACATCAGGTTCCTTGGAAAATTTCACCATGACCTGCGTGCCGCTGCGAAACTCGATCCCGTAAACAAGCCCGCGGTGCACGGCGATCGAGATCAATCCCGCAACCAGCAGAGCCATCGAAACACTGATGAAGTACCACTTCCTGCCCAGCCAGTCGATATTAGGTTCGTGAAAGAATTCCATTTTTACCCTGATCCAGCGCCTGTAGTCATAGACACCGGAAGCATACCTTATGTTCCCAAAAAGTTAGACGCTAAGCGCTTCACCCTTTTGCCGTCTGGTCAACACATAATCAAAAATTGTTCTAGAAACATACACCGAAGTGAAGAGGTTTGCAATCAATCCGATGGTCAGCGTGACGGCAAACCCCCTGATAGGCCCTGTGCCGAAAGCAAAGAGGATTGCAGCCGCAGCCACGGTCGTCACGTGAGTGTCAATGATGGTCCGGAATGCATGTTCAAACCCGGCGGCCACTGCAGCCCCGGCAGCCTTGCCATGCCGCAGTTCCTCACGGATACGCTCAAAGATGAGAACGTTGGAATCGACGCCCATACCAACAGTCAGGATGACGCCTGCGATGCCCGGCAAGGTCAGGACGGCGCCAAAGTAAGCAAGTGCTGCCATGAGGATTACCAGGTTCAAAACCAGTGCCACGTCTGCATTGATTCCCGCTCCGCGGTAATACACCAGCATAAAAATGATCACCGCAAGGAACCCCACGACGCAGGCGACGATGCCGGCGCGGATGGAGTCTGCACCCAGCGAAGGGCCAACCGTGTTCTCATTCAAATAGGTAATTGAGGCGGGAAGCGCCCCGGAACGGAGCATCAAGGCCAGGTCTGAAGTTTGCTGGGGCGTAAAGGATCCTGTGATCTCACCTGAATCAGTGATCTGACTCTGGATGACCGGCGCGGAAACAACACGGTTGTCGAGGACTATCGCAAGCTGTTTGCCGATATTCTTGCTCGTAACCTCTCCGAAGCGCACGGCCCCATCCCGCGATAAGGTGAAGTTTACGCTGGGCTGACCGTTCCGCCCGCTTGCGGGCTGAGCTCCCGTCAGGTCGCGCCCGGTGACGGCGGCCACCTGGTTGAGAAGATAAAACACCTGTCCGCCCGTTGTCGCGCTGCTGGAGGAATCCGGGCTGCCTGGAATAAGTTCCGTTCCCGGCGGCAACACGCCCCCGAAAGATGACAGAGCGGTCTCCCGGGCCGAATACGGACCTCCCCGAACAATCTTCAGCTCCAGCATCGCAGTGGCTTGAATGATATTCCTGACGCGCGTGGCGTCACTGACGCCGGGAAGCTGGATGACCAGCTCAAAATCACCCTGCCCATAGTCGGCCACCTCGGGTCCGACGAGGCCCAGGGCGTCTACCCTGCGCCTTATGGTTTCTCTGGCCTGGTCGAGCGCCTGGTTGCGAATCGTGTTGACCTCGCTTACCTTCATGTTGACCATGCGCGCGGTCAACTGGCCGGGAACACGCTGCAAGGTCCAGGACGAAAATTGCTGCGCGACCAGCGCGTCCAGATCGCCCGATTTCTCATCCGGAACGCCGTTGATCAGAATGGAAGAAATGCCCTTCCGCTCGATCGAGCCGTAGGAAATGCTCCGGGTAGCCATCTCGTCACGCAACCGTTCCAGCGCCTGGTCGGTCGTCACCTGCACGGCATCGTCCACATGGACCTGCAGGACCATGTGAGTCCCGCCCTTTAAATCGAGCC encodes the following:
- a CDS encoding energy transducer TonB; the encoded protein is MTFLVAPPPPPPPPPPPAKAPPVVIHRVSMQDLMKAPTVIPKTIAKIKDQPVVQSTGVVGGVTGGVPGGEMGGVLGGIIGGVTGGPPPPPPPKPTTPQRIRVGGQVEAAKLIFKPTPDYPPLAKMARIQGTVRLEAIIAKDGTIQDLKVLSGHPLLVKAALDAVKQWRYQPTLLNGEPVEVVTEIDVNFTLAG
- the secD gene encoding protein translocase subunit SecD, yielding MDHNRIRNRTFFILAVVIACVLGLTGFPKNVTQLKANLASRIQLGLDLKGGTHMVLQVHVDDAVQVTTDQALERLRDEMATRSISYGSIERKGISSILINGVPDEKSGDLDALVAQQFSSWTLQRVPGQLTARMVNMKVSEVNTIRNQALDQARETIRRRVDALGLVGPEVADYGQGDFELVIQLPGVSDATRVRNIIQATAMLELKIVRGGPYSARETALSSFGGVLPPGTELIPGSPDSSSSATTGGQVFYLLNQVAAVTGRDLTGAQPASGRNGQPSVNFTLSRDGAVRFGEVTSKNIGKQLAIVLDNRVVSAPVIQSQITDSGEITGSFTPQQTSDLALMLRSGALPASITYLNENTVGPSLGADSIRAGIVACVVGFLAVIIFMLVYYRGAGINADVALVLNLVILMAALAYFGAVLTLPGIAGVILTVGMGVDSNVLIFERIREELRHGKAAGAAVAAGFEHAFRTIIDTHVTTVAAAAILFAFGTGPIRGFAVTLTIGLIANLFTSVYVSRTIFDYVLTRRQKGEALSV
- the secF gene encoding protein translocase subunit SecF, encoding MEFFHEPNIDWLGRKWYFISVSMALLVAGLISIAVHRGLVYGIEFRSGTQVMVKFSKEPDVGAIRRQLASDNWHGASIQSLGLASEHSAMIELPLERGATGGEALDTGKNAIVKALTELYGGASAGKADFNNASAKTLEDHMLVADPLGLASRGIEIATSTYQNLAQAMVKFRDTPPQGGLIANFQQLSAVSGVTPAVLGALEKDFYLSGFTIRNTQIVGPKVGSDLRREAVYVTLAGLAAMLVYIWFRFELIYGVSAVIAVFHDVLITIGLFSLFNKEITLDVIAALLTLVGYSMNDTIVVFDRIRENLPSSKRENFVDLVNRSINQTLSRTILTSGLTFLAVLALYLFGGDVIHGFSFAMVVGVVIGTYSSIAIASPILVFWQTRAGSGRVKEKRKVYEREVAAAKR